A genomic window from Salvia splendens isolate huo1 chromosome 11, SspV2, whole genome shotgun sequence includes:
- the LOC121754988 gene encoding ubiquitin-conjugating enzyme E2 4-like, translated as MSSPSKRREMDLMKLMMTDYKVDMINDGMQEFHVQFNGPKESPYQGGVWKIRVELRDGYPYKSPSISFVNKIYHPNVDEMSGSVCLDVINQTWSPMFDLVNVFEVFLPQLLLYPNPSDHLNGEAAALMMRDRVITHQFLSEYCEKYAKPTDAAGVAPDEKSSDEELTEDEYASRDEEIAGKADP; from the exons GATGATGACTGACTATAAGGTGGATATGATCAATGATGGCATGCAGGAGTTTCATGTGCAATTTAATGGACCCAAAGAAa GTCCTTATCAAGGAGGTGTTTGGAAGATTAGGGTGGAACTGCGAGATGGTTATCCGTATAAATCTCCTTCCATTAGTTTTGTCAATAAGATTTACCATCCAAATGTTGATGAGAT GTCAGGTTCTGTGTGTTTAGACGTAATCAATCAGACATGGAGTCCCATGTTTG ACCTAGTGAATGTGTTTGAAGTGTTTCTTCCACAACTTCTTTTATACCCGAATCCATCAGATCATTTAAATGGAGAGGCAGCAGCTTTGATGATGCGTGACCGCG TCATCACACATCAATTTTTGTCAGAGTACTGTGAAAAATATGCGAAGCCCACCGATGCAGCAGGGGTCGCCCCTGATGAAAAATCTAGTGACGAAGAACTGACGGAAGATGAATATGCGTCCAGAGATGAGGAAATTGCTGGAAAAGCAGATCCTTGA